A section of the Clostridia bacterium genome encodes:
- a CDS encoding class I SAM-dependent methyltransferase: MDLYFGMARRLLDNGLATAVDSYGNDNLYDRTIQFTDDLAFYRDLAKKQGGPVLDIACGTGRVLLHLLGSGYTVVGLDLSAPMLEMSREKARTLGFEPVLHQGDMREFDLEGRRFSLIIIP, translated from the coding sequence ATGGACCTGTACTTTGGGATGGCCAGGAGGCTCCTCGACAACGGTCTGGCCACGGCGGTCGACTCCTACGGAAACGACAACCTCTATGACCGCACCATTCAGTTTACCGATGACCTGGCCTTCTACCGCGACCTTGCCAAGAAGCAGGGCGGACCGGTGCTGGATATCGCATGCGGAACTGGTCGGGTCTTGCTGCATCTGCTCGGCAGCGGCTACACGGTCGTGGGGCTTGACCTATCCGCTCCCATGCTGGAGATGTCCAGGGAAAAGGCCCGGACGCTCGGCTTCGAGCCGGTTCTGCATCAGGGTGATATGAGGGAGTTCGATCTTGAGGGTCGCAGGTTCTCACTAATAATAATTCCATAG